AAATACAGTGGCATTGCAATAACGCCACAATGTCGATCTAAAAGCTTTTATAGTAACGATTGAAAATGGGGGAGCATGCTTTGTGATATGCGCTCTCTGACTTTGCTAGTGTGATCACCTTCAAACACGACAACCTTTACTTTGGATTTTTGAGCTTCGCTTAACGCTTTTAACTTGAGGCTACCATCAGTAATCCATTTATATTCATCTTGTTTGCCTACCTCGACTTTAACCGAGTGTAATTTTGATAACACCTTACTGTCACTATATTGGTTGATTAACTCTCCAAAACCAAAACGCCACTTATCTATTTGTGATTTAGCTTGGCTAAAGTGTGCACCAAACGGTTCACCATTGTGACTCGCAAATGCACCACCATATGCCATTACAAATGCAGCATTGCTGTTATCTTCGCCATTTTGCCAAAGTGCCATGCCCTGAAAGCTTTTAAATTCTTCTTTCATTAAGGTTTTTGGTGAAGTTGTTTTAGCGAGCGCTCTTCGAAAGTGCTCATAACGATCAATTGCTTTAGGATTTCCTAGATATGAAGTACTTAGGCCATTTTCATCAATTAAGCCTGGGCTTAGAGCATAAACATGACCAAATTGAGCCGGGTTGACTGCGGCAAATCGTAATGCTCCTGTCCCACCCATAGAAAAGCCAGCTACTGCTGTGTGTTTGCTATCTGTTTTAGTACGGTACTTGTTGTTCACCCATTGCACAGCCTCTTTAGTAACAAAGTCCGCGAATCTGCCATGCGCTTTGGAGTTGACGTAAAAACTACCTCTAAGTGGCGTGTCACCATCAATCATAACGACTATGAATTTGAGAGGCTCTTTGGTTTGTTCATAATCAGCGAATATTTTCTCAAAGGAATTTGCAAAGTTAGCTCCCCAATTATAAGCACCTAAAAAATATAAAACTGGGTATGCTTTATTATTTTTTTCGTAATCTTTTGGTAAATAGACGCTAATGGTACGAGTTGCATTGGTGCCAATAAAGTTGTCTGCAATGGCTGGTGAATATATTTGATGTTGCTGTAAATCCGCTTCTGCAGATAGCGAAACGCTCAAGAGTAATGTTAGACATATCGCTTTTAAGAGTATTTTCATAAAGATTCCTTTTATACGGCTTAAGAATTTCTTTATTAATACCGTGATAATTGATACAAAACAAATATAAAAATTAGCGTTATTTATATGAAATGAATATAGATTGGTTGGATATCAAAAAATGTCGCTACATAGTGGTGGTCGCTGAAGAGCTAAGTTTTAGTAAGGCTGCAGAGCGTTTAAATATGGCGCAACCGCCCCTGAGCCAGCAAGTAAAAAATATTGAATCTCGCCTAGGGCTTCAAATTTTTGAGCGTTCAACACGGTCTGTGAACTTGACTATGGAAGGCAAGAAGATAGTTGCAATTGCTAAAGGACTATTAGAAAGTCATCAAGCCATCGCTGAAACGCTTAAAAATATTGAAAATAGGCCTCTTGCATTGGGTGCAATACCACTTGCATTCGATGCTTTTTTAAGTGAGAGAATGGCGTGCCTTCACAAAGAAAACTCAGATATTGTAATTAATCTACAAGAAGGCAATACGAAAGAATTGCTTACAGCCTGTGATAAAGATTTATTAGATGCTGCAGTCGTCAGGCTTCACGAACATGATTTACCTAGACATCAAGTTTATAAATTAAAGCAAGAAGACTACGTGGCTGTATACCCAAAGAGCTGGAATGTGGATCTAGCTAAACAGACAGTGTGCTTATCAGAATTTAATGATAAGCCTTATATAAGCTACCCACGTCAGATCCAACCCGAGTTATTCGATAAAATTACAAGTGAATTTGAAAAAGTAAAATCTGTGCCTTGTAGTATACAGCAAGTAAAATCAAAGGCTGTGACTATGTCTTTGGTAGCTAATAATTTAGGGTTCGCGATTGTACCATTTAGCATCGTGAAGCGTTTTAAGGATGATGTGGATTTTGCTTTTATTGAGCAATCGTTACCGAGTGTAGATTATTACTTATATTGTAAAAAGTTTGATTCAAATGAAAAAATGAAGCGGCTCTTGGCACTTTTAAAGAGTACAGAGATATAAGTTGACCTGACTTAGTTGGAAGTTAGGTCAACTGAAGGGAAAGTTATTTGTAAATGAACAGCTAGATCTTAGGCTTTTGTTTTTCAATCATCTGAGTACTTACCTAGTAAATATTAGAGAAGCCTTGTTTTTCATTAAATCGGTTAAAAATAGATATTTACCATCCGGGCTAACTGTTGTGACAGTTTCACTTATTTTGGAGTTTATGCTCTTGCCTAAGTTAAAAGGTTTTGACCAACTACCGTCTTTTTGTTTGAAATAAACATATAAGTCTCTTTCTTTTCTTGATTTGTTTTCTTTATTGCTATTATCAACGAGCAAATTACTTTGAACAGGTGAAATAAATCTACGAATAACAAGAGGAATATCTGCTGGGAATATTTCTTGGTATTGCCCGTTTTCGAGCGGTGAATAAAAGGTTTGTGATTTAAAGATAACGGTAAAATAAAGGTCGCCACTGCTTGCCAGTGTAGGGTTTAATACTTCTTCATTATTTATCGGGGATATAAGTTTTCTAGCTGTGCTCCAGCCGTTACTTTCTCGATTGACTACCTAAATCTTGGTATCAGTGAAGTCTTTGTTATATGCACGCACGATACTATGATCCATTTATAGGTTGTTTCTATTCGAATGATCCTGTTGATGTCTTGGGGCACATGTTTCGTGGTGAAAATGTTAATGGATTCAATCGTTATAATTATGTTTACAATAACCCATATAAATATGCTGTTCCAGTTGAAAGAGCTCCAGAATAGTTTGATGAGTGGGTCAATTTAAGTTTAGGAGCAGGAGAAGTCTTGGGATCTGGGGTTCAAGCTGTTGGGAGCAGTATTGTGGCTGGGTTAGGTTTTTTTGATGTAATTGCAGGATCTAAATTGGCTGTATTAGGACTGATTTCTGTTGGCTCATACGCTGTTCTTGACTCAAAATATACTTTTTAAAAAGTGGTAAATTCAATGACTTATGTATGGAGTAACCAAGCTGGAAAAGTTGAACATAATACTCCTGAGGGTCCACTGCATTCTACGGCACAAGATTTGAATTGCTCTGCTATGTGCACTTCTATTGCAGAGACTACAGATAAGGTACTTGGAGTTGTTTCAGGGAATGTAACAGGTGGAGTTTCAAAGCAAGTAGGTGGAGCTTTAGTCAAAGCTAATACAATTTCTGAAGTTATAGGCACAGTGAGTGATATAAAAGAAAAGATTGAAGTACCGGAGTAATTATGGAACTAGTTATTACAGGTTTAATGATTATATTAATTAGTGGTTTTATTATAGGAGTTACGTATGGTTTTTGCCCAAAAGTGATAAGAAAATCAGTTGTAGTTCCTATGTTTAAAGGGAATAAAGGAGTTCGTTACTTTATGATTGCAGTTTTTACTATGGGCTTGCTCAGAGTTTTGACAGGTATTTTTATTTTAGTTGATTTGAGCAAATAAAAATTAGTGGGTCACCTATTAGTCAGCCGTCATAAAGTGCGCGAGTGAGTTTCTGGCTAATGGTTTTTAGCATAAAACAGCAGTTACTTAATCTTAACTCGCGCTCACTTTTTCGTTGGTCTGTTCTAGGGTAATCGTCAATACCAATAAACCATTTGGTTTTTGATAAGTTGCCTTACGCTCTAGCGTTTGTTCCACAAAACACTCGGTACTATGTAACCAATAGGTAAGGTTCTGTATTAGCAAGAGATAAAGAGGTCAGGTCTTGCATTTTCATATGAATAAATTTGCCTAGAGTGAGATACACTTTTGACATAAGCCAACCTAAAACGTTGGCTTTTTTATGTGCTGATTTTCTTCGGAATGACCTGCCAATTTATTTTGGAACTTATGCTGACTTTGTTTGGACTCGTTGCTGAATATGATTGGATTTTCAGAAGGCCTGTCATTGCACATTCCTTCACTGATTCTAAGTGGAATATTCTGCTGACTTAAACCGGCTCTGATGCAGTGATTTTTGGCCAACTAAAAGAAAGTTTTTGGATTTCTCAATATAAATTTAATAAAAGAAATAGAAAGACAATTTAAGAGGGAAATTGTCTTTCATCGACTTAGTCCTTGAGCTTTAATCTTCTTTTTGAAGTTTGGCTAGGACGAAGTTTTGTAAGGCCTAAATACCAAGCTTTAAAGTTAATTAGCAGCAAGCTACTTTGTCAGTGTTTTTTTCAGCAGCTTGTTTCTTTGTTTTACACTTAGACTTTACTTCAACTACATCAGCCTGACTCACTTGTTCTTTAATGGCAGAATTAATGCTCTCTTTACGCTCACTGTATCGATCAACCAACCAATCAAGATTGTCACGAGTCAGCAATGTGAATTTCATTAGCTCTTCCATCACATCGACAATACGAGCATGGTAAGGGGACTCTTTCATCGTACCGTCTTCGTTAAATTCTTGCCAAGCTTTTGCCACGGAAGACTGATTCGGTATGGTTAACATACGCATCCAACGCCCGAGTACCCGCATATTATTTACAGCATTAAAGCTTTGTGAACCGCCTGATACTTGCATGACGGCCAGTGTTTTACCTTGTGTGGGTCTTACTGCACCTTCTGAGAGTGGGATCCAGTCAATTTGGTTTTTAAGCACAGCCGACATGTTGCCGTGAATTTCCGGAGAAGACCAAACTTGTGCTTCTGACCATTTTACTAAAGCACGTAACTCTTGTACTTTTTCGTCTTCTACCGATACGCCATTATCAAAAAGAGGCAGCCCTTTTGGGTTGAACAACTTCACGTCAGCGCCTAAATGCTCAAGTATTCTTGCCGCTTCTTCTGCCGCATAACGACTCATTGATTGTGCTCGGAGTGAGCCGTAAAGCACTAATACACGTGGTTTATGATTGCTGATTGAGAGTTGCTTAGGGGTTACATCAAAAGCTTGGTTGTCTAAAAAACGCATTACATCTCCAATAGTGGTGTTTTGTATTCACTTATAAAGACGAAGCGCGGTTCAAAAAGACGAAACTATTTTAAAAGTTTTTATTTAATTCTCTTTTCAGTTTGTTGTGGCTTTCTGTGATAGTCAATTAGATTGCCTTGTTTATCTAACTCAAAGTCACAACAGCGATCAAAAAGTACCTTTAAATCAGCCCGACTTTTTTGCATTCTAGACTTAAAAGTGGAGTAACTTACTCCAAGCTGTTCAGCTTGTTGTTTTTGCGAGCAGCCTTCTAAGTCAATCTTTCTTATTAAACCAGCTTCATCTTCAGGCATGGCCTGCAGAAATGGCTCTATGCATCTAATTAAATCAGCACGAATGTTTGCATCCTGTTTTTCAATTACATCGAACAACTCGGTATGCTGGTAGTTATTGTGTTTGCGATAAAAGTCAATAATGGCGTGATTGGCAATTTGGAAAAGCCAAGGCTTTATACTGGCCTGATCTTTTAGCTGGTGGATCTGCAAATGTGTTTTTAACAAGATGTCTTGTAATAACTCTTCTGCGTCGGCTGGGTTAGACACTTTCGAAAGTAAAAAAGCGTGTAGGCTGTTCTTGTATTCAGCCCAAATTTGTTCGATAGACATAATTTCAAATAGTGGTTTATAGCTTTTTTATCTTAAACCACTATCTGAATGACTAAAAGCTTACTGAAGCGGCGTACCGTCGAAAGTAACTGCTGCGACACTGGATTCAGCTTTTAAAAGTGTACGGATATTACCGTGGTCATCATTTTCAGGATGTTGAACAACGTCGATACGATAATAATCACCAAAGCAATGCAATGTGTGCTCTTTACTTAAATTATTGAGTTGTGCAAAAGCTAAGATTTTACAAGAGCCTTGGTTTTGCTCAGCACTGCTTTGCAAGCCGTTATTGTTAAAAGCTGTCGCAGTATAAGTGTAATTATCAGCAATTATTTGCTGACACAGTTCAAAAGTAATGGTTTCTGGTTGCGCGTTAAGCTGAGCTAAGAAGTCGTTTAATGTCATAAGTTTGATCCTTTTTTAGCTGAGTTTAACGCGCAGAGCGTAGCAGCTCAATTGAATAAAATTAAGCTGCTTAAATTGCCTAAGTAAACTTAATCTAAAGCTTGCTCAATTCACCCTTGAAATAGGTGAGAGCATCTTCATTGTTGAGCTTAGTCGCGAGCTTAATGCCTTGTTGTAATGTGAGTCGGCTCTTTTCAGTTTCGCCTAATAGTTCATAAACCTTTGCAAGTCGGCTTAAATAAAAGGTGTTTTCTGGGTGCGCATTAACTAAATATTGCATAGTCGATACAGCTTTTTCACCTTGTTTGTACGTCACATAGTAAAAACTTAAATCGATTAAGCTTGAGTTTGGGCTAATTGATTGTTGGTATTTTTGAGAGAGCTTTTTAAAGTAAGCAATGACACTTTGTCGGCCCTGATTTGCAAATTGCGCAATGTCTGGGGTTTTATCTGCAAATAGGTGTTCCATAGCATCGGTCAGACTAAGACTTGCAACCGATAAAAAATTATATTGGCTGTAATTAACAAATCGAGCGTGAAACGCTTGCTGACTAAGATTGGCTTTGATGTTTTCAAACAGTGGCGCGTTATTAACAAAGGAGCCAAGAGAAAGATAAAAGAACCTATCTTGATATTGTTCTGAATACTTTAGCTTTGAAAGCCTGTCAATAAGTCCTGACTTGTCTAACTCTAGAGCAGGAGAGCTGGCAATAAAACCATTAAATAAAGACGGCGATTGTTCAAATGCATACAGCACAAAATTACCATTACTTGAATAGCCTTCCAGAACCTTGAAGTTGTATGTTAAGTAGGTTTTATCGATAAATGGGATGAGTTCATTTTTAAGCACATTTAAAGTCAATGGGCTGGCAACGCCGGAAGCCGATACAAATTTAGGGTGTAGAGTTGACTCAACATCAAGTTGGGGTAATTGCACGATGATCATGACAGGCATTGGGCCTATTTCAACATGGCTTAGCCAATCGGTTTGATAGGTAAGCATATCAATTCGACTGCCACCTGATGTGGTATAAAGGACAGGGTATTTTTGATTTTTGTTATATCCCCAAGGCAATATGACATCGAATGAAATCGTTTGTTTGGCAGCCTTAGACTGAAACTGATGCTTTATTGTTTTAACGCCTTTACCTTGTTGTTCTTGTGCGTGTGCGAGCGAGTTTAATAGGCAGGCGAGTAATAGTATGAATAACGTGAAGTGTTTAATTATGTTCATGGTGACTCCTTGAATAGTTGCCACCATGATGAAAGTAAATATAGCTAATTAATTGATTTTCTATTGATAAAAAGCTGATATTTTGCTGATGATATACCCATGCCTTGATGTCGTTTGGGTATATTTTTTTAAAGTGTTGGGATGATAGAAATTACTAATAAACCCGCCATAGCCCAATTAAACTTTTGCATATGACTTGGCTGTTTAAGCATTGCCTGCATTTTTTGACCTAAGACTATCCAACTTGCTACACATGGGAAGCCGACAATAGCGAATATGACAGAAATAATACTCACTGAAAGTAAGGTTTGTTCTGGCGCATATACACTCACAGCAGTCAGTGCCATCGTCCAAGCTTTTGGATTTACCCACTGAAAGAGCGTTGCCTGAACGAAAGTTAACGGTTTTGATTTTTCTTCAATTTGGTTTTCTGTACTTGGCTTAGCTGTTGCAATTTTATATGTAAGGTACAGCAAATAGCCAATTGAAACGAACTTTAAAATTTCATAAGTAACTGGAAAAGCGTTGAAAAGTTGCATAACGCCTAATCCAACTAACTCAATCATAATAGCAAAGCCAACTACAACACCCATCAAGTGTGGCACAGTCATTTTAAAACCAAAGTTTGCGCCAGAACTCATTAGCATTAAATTGTTTGGCCCTGGAGTAATAGATGAAACAAATGCGAATGCTATAAATGCGAGTATGATTTCTTGTGTCATAGGTTTATTCCTTTATTTGTGTTAAAACAAGTTTAGCGAGTTTAATGCTCAATTATCACGCGTATTTCACTTTTATATTCTTGGACTTTGCAATTAATGATGAAAATAGATGGTTATAATCAATTAATATTGCGCATTCTAGAAAAGGATGGACGAATAGCTAACACAGAGCTAGCAGAGCAAATCGGTCTGTCACCTTCTGCCTGTTTGAGAAGAGTACAAGAGTTAGAGAGGTCAGGTTTGATTACAGGCTATAAGGCTGTCATTGATTCCGAAAAGTTGGGGGTAGGCTTTATCGCTTATGTAGCTGTTGGGTTGACTGAGCACTCAACACCTTCTCAGTTAGCATTTGAGCAAGCTCTACAAGATGTTGATGAAATAAAAGAATGCCATAATGTGACCGGCCCGTATGAGTATCTCTTACGTATAGAAACAAAAGACCTACATACCTTCAAAGCGCTTCATGCTGACGTGCTGGGCTCGATTTCACAGGTGAGAACCATCACTACTCATGTTGTGATGGATTCTCCAAAAGATACACGTCAATAGAGTTTAATTAACTCAAAAAGAAAGCAAAGTTGGCGTTAAAGATTGTTGTCTTGCAGCTTTTCACCAATTTTATAAACCCGAAATAAAGTCGGTGAAACCGCATTAATTTCAAAGAATGAGACGTTAATGTTAACGCTCAACCGAGGTTTTCGATATTTTATAAATCCACTTTTTAACCTCTGCGCCCATCAACTCTTTTCTTAATTAAAATGGGTGTATAAAACCACAAGAAGATGGCAAAGCCGACAATCCATAGGTAAGCGCTGATATTCCAAGCCAGATGAGGAGAATAGACAATCGGCATAAATGATCGAACAAGTGCACTTAAAGCAATGAAAGCAAATGCCCAAGCGACCATGCTGGCGGGTTTTAATGCTCTACCAGTATGACCAAGTGAGACTCTTGCCATCATTGCCAAGATCAATAAGCCAATACCGCCAATGGTAATTAAATGCAGTGCATCTGCTGGATTAATATTGCTCGTCAAGTAGCTAAAAGCGAGCAATAAAATGCCAAGTGCACTCAAAAAGTAGCCTAAATGCAGCGACCAAAGTAGCGGTACTTTAAAGATACCTTTATCAAACCACAAAATGGCGCGTGTTAAATGCAAAGTGGCTGCAGGAAGTAAAACCAAACCGGCATTGGTATTAAGTGAAAAGAGTTTAATGCTTGCAAACCCAGCCATTGCCAATAGGCTAAATAAAAGCAGCAATTTATCGAGTTTAGGTGTTTTCACTTGCTCGTCAAGGTTTAAGCCGCGCGCCGTAAAGAATGGGATGACACGTCCACCAATAAGACCAATTAACAACATAAAGCCAAGTACGGCCAATTGTGTGAACAAGCGGGCGAACGAATACTCGCCTAACCAAGTGCTCATTAAAAATGCGCTATTAAATAGGGTAAGTAAGCCTAGTACAACAATCATGATGTAGTTATGTTTTGAAGCCGATGACACCAGCATATGACTCAAATAAGCAATGGCAAAAAGCCAGAAGAAAATTTGCCCAAGTAGCAATAGTAATTGGTTGTCTGCATAAAAAAAGAAAATAATCCGACATGAAACCCAAATAGCGCTGAGGGTAATTAAGCCTTTCCCCGAAAGCCCTGGCACCCCAGTCCAAGTTTGTGCTGCGGTCAGTAAAAAGCCGATGGCTACCGCTGAAGCAAAGCCGAAGATCATTTCGTGTGCGTGCCAAAGTGTCGCTGGGATTTGTGCTTGCCAAGAGAGTGTACCATTTAAAATACATTGCCATAGCAAAATAGCTAACACAGACCAAAGCCCAGCTAATAAAAAGAATGGGCGAAAGCCAAGCATGAATAATGGCCATTGATGAGGTTTTGAAAGTTTAAACTCAGTGGGCACCGGTTCGGTTAGATTGATAGGTCTCATTACTACTCCACAACTTGTTAAATTATCTTTTTAGGGCTCGTGAAATTAATCGCATTTACTGTGCCAAATATTATTTTCATTAAAATCATGAGCTTAGTAATACATGTTAAATAATAATTTGAATGAGAGAGTCATTTTGACTTAAAGTTTGTGTGTCTTTTGGTATTTAATGAGTCAAAAATACATGGAGCAGCGTTCTCTATCTTCATTGCTAATGCTCAATAGAGCGTTAGCTAGGGCATTACCTAACTCTACACAATTCGACGTAGAGCATTGTTTTGAAGCCGTTATTCAGGCTGTTAAAGAGTGTTTTATTAGTGATGCAATTGCATTGTTACTTTATCAAAACAATAAACTGGTACCTGTTGCCATTTCAGGATTGATGCCAGATGTTCTGGGCAGACACTTTGTGATAGATAAACACCCACGCTTACAGGCAATTAGTCAGTCACATAAAGCGGTGAGATTCAGTGCCAATAGCGAGTTACCCGATCCTTATGACGGGCTTCTGATTGCGCAAGAAGGTGATATTCCTGTACATGCATGTATGGGGTTTCCTATTAAGCATCAAGATAAATTGCTTGGTGTGATCACGGTAGACAGTTTAAATGCGGGCACTTTTGAAGACTATGCGCCGTCATTTTTACAAATGGTTAATGAGGCTTTGACTCGACATGTCAGTGCCATACTACTGAGTCAAGACTTGCGCACTAAAGCTCAGCAGGGGAGTCACTTAATTACCGAACTGAGTAAAGGTCAATATGAAATGGTCGGGCAGAGTCAGGCCATGAAGCAATTACAAAGAGATATTCAACTTGTTGCGGGTTCAGACTTTACTACGCTGATCACCGGTGAAACTGGCACAGGTAAAGAGCTTGTTGCA
The sequence above is drawn from the Pseudoalteromonas phenolica genome and encodes:
- a CDS encoding alpha/beta hydrolase — encoded protein: MKILLKAICLTLLLSVSLSAEADLQQHQIYSPAIADNFIGTNATRTISVYLPKDYEKNNKAYPVLYFLGAYNWGANFANSFEKIFADYEQTKEPLKFIVVMIDGDTPLRGSFYVNSKAHGRFADFVTKEAVQWVNNKYRTKTDSKHTAVAGFSMGGTGALRFAAVNPAQFGHVYALSPGLIDENGLSTSYLGNPKAIDRYEHFRRALAKTTSPKTLMKEEFKSFQGMALWQNGEDNSNAAFVMAYGGAFASHNGEPFGAHFSQAKSQIDKWRFGFGELINQYSDSKVLSKLHSVKVEVGKQDEYKWITDGSLKLKALSEAQKSKVKVVVFEGDHTSKVRERISQSMLPHFQSLL
- a CDS encoding LysR family transcriptional regulator gives rise to the protein MNIDWLDIKKCRYIVVVAEELSFSKAAERLNMAQPPLSQQVKNIESRLGLQIFERSTRSVNLTMEGKKIVAIAKGLLESHQAIAETLKNIENRPLALGAIPLAFDAFLSERMACLHKENSDIVINLQEGNTKELLTACDKDLLDAAVVRLHEHDLPRHQVYKLKQEDYVAVYPKSWNVDLAKQTVCLSEFNDKPYISYPRQIQPELFDKITSEFEKVKSVPCSIQQVKSKAVTMSLVANNLGFAIVPFSIVKRFKDDVDFAFIEQSLPSVDYYLYCKKFDSNEKMKRLLALLKSTEI
- a CDS encoding RHS repeat-associated core domain-containing protein, which encodes MHARYYDPFIGCFYSNDPVDVLGHMFRGENVNGFNRYNYVYNNPYKYAVPVERAPE
- the sigZ gene encoding RNA polymerase sigma factor SigZ, with the protein product MSIEQIWAEYKNSLHAFLLSKVSNPADAEELLQDILLKTHLQIHQLKDQASIKPWLFQIANHAIIDFYRKHNNYQHTELFDVIEKQDANIRADLIRCIEPFLQAMPEDEAGLIRKIDLEGCSQKQQAEQLGVSYSTFKSRMQKSRADLKVLFDRCCDFELDKQGNLIDYHRKPQQTEKRIK
- a CDS encoding HopJ type III effector protein; the encoded protein is MTLNDFLAQLNAQPETITFELCQQIIADNYTYTATAFNNNGLQSSAEQNQGSCKILAFAQLNNLSKEHTLHCFGDYYRIDVVQHPENDDHGNIRTLLKAESSVAAVTFDGTPLQ
- a CDS encoding alpha/beta hydrolase-fold protein — protein: MNIIKHFTLFILLLACLLNSLAHAQEQQGKGVKTIKHQFQSKAAKQTISFDVILPWGYNKNQKYPVLYTTSGGSRIDMLTYQTDWLSHVEIGPMPVMIIVQLPQLDVESTLHPKFVSASGVASPLTLNVLKNELIPFIDKTYLTYNFKVLEGYSSNGNFVLYAFEQSPSLFNGFIASSPALELDKSGLIDRLSKLKYSEQYQDRFFYLSLGSFVNNAPLFENIKANLSQQAFHARFVNYSQYNFLSVASLSLTDAMEHLFADKTPDIAQFANQGRQSVIAYFKKLSQKYQQSISPNSSLIDLSFYYVTYKQGEKAVSTMQYLVNAHPENTFYLSRLAKVYELLGETEKSRLTLQQGIKLATKLNNEDALTYFKGELSKL
- a CDS encoding LysE family translocator, yielding MTQEIILAFIAFAFVSSITPGPNNLMLMSSGANFGFKMTVPHLMGVVVGFAIMIELVGLGVMQLFNAFPVTYEILKFVSIGYLLYLTYKIATAKPSTENQIEEKSKPLTFVQATLFQWVNPKAWTMALTAVSVYAPEQTLLSVSIISVIFAIVGFPCVASWIVLGQKMQAMLKQPSHMQKFNWAMAGLLVISIIPTL
- a CDS encoding Lrp/AsnC family transcriptional regulator; amino-acid sequence: MMKIDGYNQLILRILEKDGRIANTELAEQIGLSPSACLRRVQELERSGLITGYKAVIDSEKLGVGFIAYVAVGLTEHSTPSQLAFEQALQDVDEIKECHNVTGPYEYLLRIETKDLHTFKALHADVLGSISQVRTITTHVVMDSPKDTRQ
- a CDS encoding NnrS family protein, giving the protein MRPINLTEPVPTEFKLSKPHQWPLFMLGFRPFFLLAGLWSVLAILLWQCILNGTLSWQAQIPATLWHAHEMIFGFASAVAIGFLLTAAQTWTGVPGLSGKGLITLSAIWVSCRIIFFFYADNQLLLLLGQIFFWLFAIAYLSHMLVSSASKHNYIMIVVLGLLTLFNSAFLMSTWLGEYSFARLFTQLAVLGFMLLIGLIGGRVIPFFTARGLNLDEQVKTPKLDKLLLLFSLLAMAGFASIKLFSLNTNAGLVLLPAATLHLTRAILWFDKGIFKVPLLWSLHLGYFLSALGILLLAFSYLTSNINPADALHLITIGGIGLLILAMMARVSLGHTGRALKPASMVAWAFAFIALSALVRSFMPIVYSPHLAWNISAYLWIVGFAIFLWFYTPILIKKRVDGRRG